The following are from one region of the Rhipicephalus microplus isolate Deutch F79 chromosome 1, USDA_Rmic, whole genome shotgun sequence genome:
- the LOC119178026 gene encoding piggyBac transposable element-derived protein 3 translates to MEHVDDCTRFSKQERKKVAAKRPAVVAEYNTYMGGVDLCDRMLSFYLTNMRTKKWTIRTLIFMMDVGVVNSWLLYKPDHRELGTQRKSIMQLLDFKLELAHFLLASDKGFSSNESDCEALQLRKPAVVPLPSPFVRTLSASHMPEIVDQKSASRCRNRGCCERTKFRCRKCNLFLCLTASRNCFKAFHEK, encoded by the coding sequence ATGGAGCATGTGGATGACTGCACACGATTTTCAAAGCAAGAGCGAAAGAAAGTTGCTGCCAAGAGACCAGCAGTTGTCGCAGAGTACAACACTTACATGGGGGGTGTTGATCTCTGCGACAGGATGTTGAGCTTCTACCTCACTAACATGCGCACAAAGAAGTGGACGATTCGGACCCTCATCTTCATGATGGATGTCGGAGTTGTGAATTCATGGCTGCTTTACAAGCCAGACCATCGAGAGCTGGGCACACAGAGAAAAAGCATCATGCAACTGCTAGACTTCAAGCTCGAGCTCGCCCATTTTCTGCTTGCCTCTGACAAGGGGTTTTCCTCAAATGAAAGTGATTGCGAAGCTTTGCAACTGCGAAAGCCAGCAGTTGTGCCACTTCCCTCACCATTCGTGCGCACACTGAGTGCGTCACACATGCCGGAGATCGTGGACCAAAAGTCCGCAAGCAGGTGTCGGAACCGCGGCTGCTGCGAAAGGACGAAGTTCAGATGCCGCAAGTGTAACCTATTCTTGTGCTTGACAGCTAGCCGCAACTGCTTCAAAGCATTTCACGAGAAATGA